A region from the Acyrthosiphon pisum isolate AL4f chromosome A1, pea_aphid_22Mar2018_4r6ur, whole genome shotgun sequence genome encodes:
- the LOC100161622 gene encoding aminopeptidase N → MLWATVVSIVVLCLAQGYDGQTVDTRRLPVNTEPRSYALRLEPNLEPENASFAGSVDITVAVMTATSTITLNSKDLVLHDIRVTDENTDRDISVNSWSYAEDREQVVISMDGHVLANRRYTIRIRFEGILRDDGMGFFKSGYETDSDGKKWIAATQFQTTQARSTFPCYDEPNFRTPFNISIKVKENEIALSNMPVIDTIHVDEILANGSVEYHSRKWVHFAQTPCMSTSSVAFFVGEFEKFDNTRLSATNVYSHLGRLYQIEYTTKAAPDILRVMENYTGIPYAMPELNLLAMPILGLEQVENNWGLTTFREKTLFVDMKTNSRAIMSAKTAVGHAVATQWFGNLVTPAQWDFAWLNKGLATYLEYFATATLEPEWRLEHFFIVDQQRLALDDDKNQMRPLSAPAIKPGDADYYTADRLSGQKAAAIMMMLNDWVGEETFKKSINLYLTHNQYTAVKPEKLWNAFDNALFDLTKSGLNGNSVRTMMNTWTEQAGYPVVNVIKKDKSLVLTQQRFLSGFSESNDTSKWFIRLSYTTNKEKNFDTKSAPTVWLNPSVNETVIPIDDDVEWYIFNIQSTGFYRVNYTEDNWLSLIKQLNDSPKEVHILNRAQLIDDSFSLAKAGLLNYKIPMSFTQYLEKEDDIIPWFSAMNSLNYVLNRMRRCRNALPDVKAVVSNLASTAFKMFNKLVAEQKNPQYPINIGWNTFATWACKLDEYIIYRTTTVPEYFRRWKNGEEIPADIKDAAFCVGARQSQVSGSLDKLLQLYNTTKTYSERASVINALPCADIQTLLTYLILIMEDKCPIEPSDYEDFFNALSSTSNGITAMNYFLGKYFTDLVKNVKNGRNIATTIFSILATKVSTESEIENIMEMAFRSNTPIEYKNTLVPVYRREIENNVKWYENGSPEAIWEYINPLSKGLALDPSHQYTTPQSTSEDDSSASSRLHNYAIILQILALSVSVKLLVHVI, encoded by the exons AGTGTAAACTCTTGGAGTTACGCGGAAGACCGGGAACAGGTGGTGATATCGATGGATGGACACGTCTTGGCCAACAGAAGATACACGATCCGCATAAGGTTTGAAGGTATTCTCAGAGACGACGGAATGGGTTTTTTTAAAAGCGGTTATGAAACCGATTCGGATGGAAAAAA atGGATAGCTGCCACCCAATTTCAAACCACACAGGCCAGAAGTACTTTCCCTTGTTATGATGAACCAAATTTTAGAACACCTttcaatatatcaataaaagttaAAGAGAATGAAATTGCTCTATCAAATATGCCAGTTATAGATACCATTCATGT GGACGAGATACTCGCGAATGGTTCGGTTGAATATCATAGCAGGAAATGGGTTCATTTTGCGCAGACACCATGCATGTCCACGTCTTCGGTCGCGTTTTTCGTCGGTGAATTCGAAAAATTCGACAATACTCGACTGAGCGCGACCAATGTGTACTCTCATTTGGGCCGCTTGTATCAAATCGAGTACACGACGAAAGCGGCACCTGACATTTTGAGGGTCATGGAAAATTACACTGGCATACCATACGCTATGCCTGAACTGAACTTGTTAGCCATGCCAATACTAGGCTTAGAACAAGTCGAAAATAATTGGGGATTAACCACATTCCG GGAGAAAACGCTTTTTGTCGACATGAAAACGAACTCCAGGGCAATAATGTCGGCGAAGACAGCGGTGGGACATGCCGTGGCGACGCAATGGTTTGGCAATTTAGTGACGCCGGCCCAGTGGGACTTTGCGTGGCTGAACAAAGGGCTAGCTacttatttggaatactttGCCACCGCAACG TTGGAACCGGAATGGCGACTAGAGCACTTTTTCATCGTCGACCAGCAACGGCTGGCCCTGGATGACGACAAAAATCAAATGCGGCCTTTGTCCGCGCCAGCAATCAAGCCAGGAGATGCGGATTATTACACCGCTGACAGATTGTCCGGACAGAAGGCAGCGGCGATCATGATGATGCTCAACGATTGGGTGGGTGAAGAAACGTTCAAAAAATCCATTAATTTATATCTGACCCATAAcca gtataccgcaGTGAAACCGGAAAAACTGTGGAATGCGTTCGACAATGCGCTATTCGACCTGACAAAGTCCGGCTTGAACGGTAACAGCGTTCGCACTATGATGAACACATGGACGGAACAAGCCGGATATCCCGTGGTGAATGTCATTAAAAAAGATAAATCACTTGTCTTAACTCAA caacgCTTTTTATCCGGTTTTTCTGAGTCAAATGATACATCCAAGTGGTTTATTCGTTTGAGTTATACGacgaataaagaaaaaaatttcgaCACCAAGTCCGCCCCGACTGTTTGGCTGAATCCGTCCGTAAACGAAACCGTTATCCCGATCGACGATGACGTCGAATGgtacattttcaatatacaaTCAACAG GTTTCTACAGGGTAAACTATACGGAAGACAATTGGTTGTCGTTAATCAAACAGCTAAACGATTCACCTAAAGAAGTACACATTCTCAATAGAGCTCAATTGATTGACGATTCGTTCAGTTTGGCAAAAGCGGGTCTGCTGAATTACAAGATACCAATGAGCTTTACACAGTATCTGGAAAAGGAAGATGACATAATACCATGGTTCTCGGCCATGAATAGTTTAAACTATGTTTTAAACCGTATGAGACGTTGCAGAAATGCGTTACCTGATGTCAAG GCCGTTGTTTCTAACCTAGCCAGCACTGCtttcaaaatgttcaacaaaCTCGTCGCCGAACAAAAAAATCCCCAGTACCCCATCAATATCGGCTGGAACACGTTTGCGACGTGGGCGTGTAAATTGGACGAGTATATTATCTATCGGACGACTACGGTTCCGGAATACTTTCGGCGATGGAAAAACGGCGAAGA AATACCGGCTGACATTAAGGACGCGGCGTTCTGTGTCGGGGCTCGACAGTCACAAGTCTCGGGAAGTCTGGACAAACTTCTACAGTTATACAACACCACCAAAACATATTCGGAAAGAGCGTCGGTGATTAACGCATTGCCTTGTGCTGACATACAGACACTTTTGAC ATACTTGATATTAATAATGGAGGACAAATGTCCAATTGAACCAAGTGATTACGAGGACTTCTTTAATGCTCTGTCTTCGACGTCGAATGGGATAACTGCTATGAATTACTTTCTCGGCAAATATTTCACAGACCttgtcaaaaatgtaaaaaatggtAGAAATATAGCTACGACTATATTCTCAATCTTAGCTACAAAGGTTTCCACCGAGAGCGAAATCGAAAAT ATTATGGAAATGGCGTTTAGAAGCAATACGcccattgaatataaaaatacactcGTCCCTGTGTATCGGAGAGAAATCGAGAACAATGTAAAATGGTACGAAAATGGTAGTCCAGAAGCGATTTGGGAGTACATAAATCCTTTGTCAAAAGGATTGGCACTAGATCCATCGCATCAGTATACGACCCCACAGAGCACGTCGGAAGACGATTCTAGTGCTTCGTCGAGATTGCATAActatgccattattttgcaGATTTTAGCACTATCTGTGTCGGTTAAACTGCTTGTACACGTAATCTAA